From one Triticum urartu cultivar G1812 chromosome 3, Tu2.1, whole genome shotgun sequence genomic stretch:
- the LOC125547598 gene encoding uncharacterized protein LOC125547598, translating to MSPAVSLQSTMRPAAPGLGRQLHGSPPCHGPLLRPRRPRAMATVCCGAFRRDHYGGALVDEGMAVLRRRIREARMTETNYEAPPGWAAWEKRYYRAYVSDVSTLAGALQLLAMDTRPGVAAAVAALVLAGVPVSAVFALHLLGQAAGSVLHLVS from the coding sequence ATGTCGCCCGCCGTCTCATTGCAGTCGACGATGCGGCCAGCAGCCCCGGGACTTGGGCGCCAGCTGCACGGGTCGCCGCCCTGCCACGGTCCGCTGCTCCGACCGAGGAGGCCGCGGGCGATGGCGACGGTGTGCTGCGGTGCCTTCCGGCGGGACCACTACGGGGGCGCGCTGGTGGACGAGGGCATGGCGGTGCTCCGGCGGAGGATCCGGGAGGCGCGGATGACCGAGACCAACTACGAGGCGCCGCCGGGGTGGGCGGCCTGGGAGAAGCGCTACTACCGGGCGTACGTCTCTGATGTGTCCACGCTCGCCGGCGCTCTGCAGTTGCTGGCCATGGATACCAGGCCCGGCGTCGCGGCTGCTGTTGCCGCGCTGGTGCTCGCCGGCGTGCCGGTGTCCGCCGTCTTCGCGCTGCACCTCCTTGGGCAGGCGGCGGGATCCGTTTTGCACCTTGTTTCTTGA